Genomic window (Ancylothrix sp. D3o):
TACAAAACTGCCTAAAACCTGACCGGAGGCTAATTGAAAATTTCCGGAAGGTAGGCCGATAGATGGTGTGCTTATAGCGCCTGAGATGTTGCTTTGAAAAGCGCTTATATCACTCCTTAAACTAGACCCGTTTTGAATAGTGGCCACAAGCTCGCGGCTAAGACCATTAGCAACAAAGATTTGAAACCCAGAAAGATTGGTTTGAATATTGTAGGTTTCACCGGAGCCTAATTGAATTAAATCATCAGACGCAAAATCAGTAATCAGTGCGCTATCACTTCCCCCAGCAGATTTGTAGTAAGAACCAGTGGAATCCCCTAAAATAAAGCGATCAATTCCGGTTCCACCAGTCAGAGTGTCAAATTGCCCAGATCCCCGCGAAAGATTGTCGGCGCCCGTTAAATTATCATTGCCACTCCCACCGAGCAAGATATCAAAACCACCGCCTCCCACGACAATATCGTTACCAGAATTCCCATTCAAAGAGTTGTTACTACTATTGCCGGTGATAGAATCACCATTCAGCGTGCCGGTGACATTGACAAAGTTTTGAACGGTGAAGGGACTGGTCAATTGAGGAACGTTATTAACCGTCAGGTTATTGATGCCAAGGTTGACATTTATAGAAGCAGAACCTGTAGCCGAAGAAGCATTAATCGTGTTGGCTTGACCTATAGCCCCAACA
Coding sequences:
- a CDS encoding calcium-binding protein is translated as DGGDGNDTLDGGFGFDVLIGGNGTDMATYSFFSGPIIGNLQTGVVSFPGNSTITETLFSIENLTGGSGNDQLIGNAVNNVLDGGLGNDILISSNGNDTLNGNTGTDQANYSSLGRAITLTPFGGIDKSGAGFDQLISVEQIVGAIGQANTINASSATGSASINVNLGINNLTVNNVPQLTSPFTVQNFVNVTGTLNGDSITGNSSNNSLNGNSGNDIVVGGGGFDILLGGSGNDNLTGADNLSRGSGQFDTLTGGTGIDRFILGDSTGSYYKSAGGSDSALITDFASDDLIQLGSGETYNIQTNLSGFQIFVANGLSRELVATIQNGSSLRSDISAFQSNISGAISTPSIGLPSGNFQLASGQVLGSFVGA